The following proteins are co-located in the Pedobacter frigiditerrae genome:
- a CDS encoding molybdopterin-binding protein: MKYLIPIFLLFGLTVKAQESKQFVVEGKVKQQMTVNLNMLKNYKSVSIDSMTIYNHLMVRKSVLKNVKGVLLKDLLAKVEIDAPSPTVLSEYYLVCTASDNYKVVLSWNEVFNSKTMNNFLILTSFEANPAKAEKGNIAMIAPGDEASGRRFVKGLSKITILRVN, from the coding sequence ATGAAGTACCTTATTCCAATTTTCTTATTATTCGGTTTAACAGTTAAAGCACAAGAAAGCAAACAATTTGTTGTTGAGGGAAAAGTTAAACAACAAATGACGGTAAACCTGAATATGCTAAAAAACTACAAAAGTGTTTCAATTGATAGTATGACCATTTACAATCATTTAATGGTACGTAAGAGTGTCCTTAAAAACGTAAAGGGTGTTTTATTGAAAGATTTATTAGCAAAAGTAGAAATCGATGCGCCCTCACCAACCGTATTGAGTGAATATTACCTTGTTTGTACAGCAAGTGATAACTACAAAGTTGTACTTTCATGGAATGAGGTTTTTAACTCAAAAACCATGAACAACTTTTTGATATTAACCAGTTTTGAAGCCAATCCAGCAAAAGCTGAAAAGGGAAACATTGCCATGATTGCACCTGGTGATGAAGCCTCTGGTAGACGATTTGTAAAAGGATTGAGCAAAATTACCATCTTACGCGTAAATTAG
- a CDS encoding MoaD/ThiS family protein — protein sequence MEIEIISFGKIAEFIANQRLTVKGVETTAHLKDFLEKEFPKLANIKYKLALNKTIIQKTTALKSGDTVALMPPFSGG from the coding sequence ATGGAAATCGAAATCATTAGTTTTGGGAAGATTGCAGAATTCATAGCCAATCAACGCCTAACAGTAAAAGGCGTTGAAACTACTGCGCATTTGAAAGATTTCCTAGAAAAAGAGTTCCCCAAGTTGGCTAACATCAAATACAAATTGGCATTAAACAAAACCATCATTCAAAAAACCACAGCTTTAAAAAGTGGTGATACAGTTGCGTTAATGCCACCATTTTCAGGAGGTTAA
- a CDS encoding ThiF family adenylyltransferase, with amino-acid sequence MASERYHRQLILEGFGANAQSKLTAAKVLVIGAGGLGCPALQYLTAAGIGLIGIADDDKVALSNLHRQILYTTNDIGKSKAKVAAQRLHTMNPEIQFVVHTLRIESINILEILKDYDVVLDGSDNFESRYLINDACALLKKPLIFAAVADYEGQLAIFNVTDEKGETTNYRDLFPIAPKPGEIANCADNGVIGVLPGIIGTMAASETIKLITGLGKPLVNKLLHYNLLNNEQHELAIIAGNDYQLPQNEADLMTFNYNQTGLTEPMVIEIDATALNNLQQKTSTLLIDVRELHEVPALDKAVYRQIPMSSFADFLSTDVEEQNLVLICQHGIRSVAAAEALAEKYGNTKNIYSLKGGIVKWRNYFSN; translated from the coding sequence ATGGCATCGGAAAGATATCATAGACAATTAATCTTGGAAGGTTTTGGTGCAAATGCACAATCAAAATTAACTGCAGCAAAAGTTTTGGTAATTGGTGCTGGAGGTTTGGGCTGCCCTGCTTTACAATATTTAACAGCGGCTGGCATCGGGCTAATAGGCATTGCCGATGATGATAAAGTGGCCTTATCTAATTTACATCGTCAGATTTTATATACCACTAACGATATCGGCAAATCAAAAGCAAAAGTAGCTGCACAGCGATTGCATACAATGAATCCCGAGATTCAATTTGTGGTGCATACCCTTCGAATTGAATCAATTAATATTCTTGAAATTTTAAAGGATTATGATGTTGTGTTGGATGGTTCTGATAATTTTGAAAGTAGATATTTGATTAATGATGCCTGTGCTTTGTTAAAAAAACCATTGATTTTTGCTGCAGTAGCTGATTATGAAGGTCAGCTAGCCATATTTAACGTAACAGATGAAAAAGGAGAAACCACTAATTACCGAGACCTTTTCCCTATTGCACCTAAACCAGGAGAAATTGCTAATTGCGCAGATAATGGCGTAATTGGTGTATTGCCAGGGATAATCGGTACCATGGCCGCTAGTGAAACCATCAAACTGATTACAGGTTTAGGCAAACCATTAGTTAATAAGTTATTACATTATAACCTCCTCAACAATGAGCAACATGAGTTAGCTATTATTGCAGGGAATGATTATCAACTACCGCAAAACGAAGCAGATTTAATGACATTTAATTACAATCAAACTGGTTTAACCGAACCAATGGTGATAGAAATAGATGCAACAGCGTTGAATAACTTACAACAAAAAACATCAACGCTGTTAATTGATGTAAGGGAACTACATGAAGTTCCAGCGCTCGACAAAGCTGTTTATCGCCAAATACCGATGTCTAGTTTTGCTGATTTTTTATCAACCGATGTTGAAGAACAAAACTTGGTGTTAATTTGCCAACACGGAATTAGAAGTGTAGCCGCTGCAGAAGCATTAGCCGAAAAGTATGGCAACACCAAAAACATCTACAGCCTTAAAGGTGGAATTGTGAAATGGCGCAATTATTTTAGCAATTAA
- a CDS encoding molybdenum cofactor biosynthesis protein MoaE: protein MNEKKIKNIFVSGPITPAFIADSIAKHSAKTNIGGHSIFMGQVRRDEIDGKLVSAIEYTTFEEMALTKMHEIREAIFKKYPLNCMHVHHSLGHIKAGEICLFVFTSSAHRKPAIDACTEIVERLKAELPIWGKEVFEDETHQWKENK, encoded by the coding sequence ATGAACGAGAAAAAGATAAAAAACATATTTGTTAGTGGGCCCATCACACCAGCTTTTATCGCTGATAGCATAGCCAAACATAGTGCTAAGACTAATATTGGTGGGCATAGTATTTTCATGGGGCAAGTGAGAAGGGATGAAATTGATGGTAAATTGGTCTCGGCAATTGAGTACACCACTTTCGAAGAAATGGCGCTTACGAAAATGCATGAGATAAGGGAGGCTATTTTTAAAAAATATCCGCTCAACTGTATGCACGTTCATCATAGCTTAGGACACATTAAAGCCGGAGAAATCTGTTTATTTGTATTTACTTCATCAGCACATCGCAAACCCGCTATAGATGCCTGTACAGAAATAGTAGAAAGATTAAAAGCAGAATTACCCATCTGGGGGAAAGAAGTATTTGAAGACGAAACACATCAGTGGAAGGAAAACAAATAA
- the moaCB gene encoding bifunctional molybdenum cofactor biosynthesis protein MoaC/MoaB, whose product MVNITEKSSSLRIAIATATISVSKMETIEAIEQRKVPKGDIFEFARAAGLLGVKKTSDLIPDCHPLPIEYTAITYAIEGLSVIITVEVHTIYKTGVEVEAMHGASITALTIYDMLKPIDKGVEISSIKLLKKSGGKSDFKNKQFPNLKAAVVVCSDSIAAGLGEDASGKIIVAKLEAMGIETLDYMVIADDFNTIQEKVKSLSAAGRDLVIFTGGTGLSPKDVTPEAIEPLIDRKIDGIMETARNYGQERMPYAMLSRGVAGFVGETLVLTFPGAKKAAEEYMAALFPQVLHVFNVNKGQKH is encoded by the coding sequence ATGGTTAACATTACAGAAAAATCAAGCTCGTTAAGAATCGCAATTGCTACAGCAACGATAAGTGTATCTAAAATGGAAACCATTGAAGCCATTGAGCAACGAAAAGTACCTAAAGGAGATATATTCGAGTTTGCACGTGCCGCAGGATTGTTGGGTGTAAAAAAGACGAGCGACTTGATTCCAGATTGCCACCCACTCCCTATAGAATATACAGCTATTACTTATGCAATTGAGGGATTAAGCGTAATCATCACTGTAGAGGTACATACCATTTACAAAACAGGCGTAGAAGTAGAGGCCATGCATGGCGCATCAATTACTGCCCTTACGATATATGACATGCTTAAACCGATAGATAAGGGAGTTGAAATCAGTAGCATTAAGTTATTGAAAAAATCTGGTGGGAAATCTGACTTTAAGAATAAACAATTTCCCAACCTTAAAGCGGCAGTAGTAGTTTGTTCAGATTCTATCGCCGCTGGCTTAGGAGAAGATGCTTCTGGTAAAATCATAGTTGCTAAATTGGAAGCTATGGGTATTGAAACATTAGATTACATGGTCATAGCAGATGATTTTAATACCATTCAAGAAAAGGTGAAAAGTCTTTCTGCGGCTGGTCGTGATTTAGTCATATTCACTGGCGGAACCGGCCTTTCTCCAAAAGATGTGACACCAGAGGCAATTGAGCCATTAATAGATAGGAAAATTGATGGCATCATGGAAACAGCCAGAAACTACGGACAAGAGCGCATGCCTTATGCCATGTTATCAAGAGGTGTAGCTGGTTTTGTAGGCGAAACACTGGTGCTTACTTTCCCTGGTGCTAAAAAAGCTGCTGAAGAATACATGGCTGCCTTATTTCCACAAGTTTTACATGTGTTTAATGTGAATAAAGGGCAGAAACATTAA
- a CDS encoding HAD-IIA family hydrolase: MKQGLLIDMDGVIYSGEELIFGADKFIANLLDKKIPFAFMTNNSQRTPLEVVRKLKLLGITVNQSHVYTSAMATAKFLSDQSPKSTAYVLGEGGLLSSLHEHGITLVNTDPEFVVLGEGRNFTLEMVQRAVDMILAGAKFITTNRDPSPKKPGWNNLGIAATTAMIEEATGRKAFVTGKPSPVMMRSARKFLGLETSETTVIGDTMETDIQGGVQMGYKTILVLSGISSKDILGHYAFKPDMIASSVDEIKFPLNWWETK; encoded by the coding sequence ATGAAACAAGGCTTATTAATAGATATGGATGGCGTTATTTACAGCGGCGAAGAACTGATATTCGGTGCTGATAAATTTATTGCCAATTTACTCGATAAAAAAATTCCGTTTGCATTCATGACCAATAATAGTCAACGGACACCTTTAGAAGTGGTTCGAAAGCTAAAACTATTAGGCATTACTGTAAATCAAAGTCATGTTTATACCAGTGCAATGGCAACTGCTAAATTTCTATCAGACCAAAGTCCAAAAAGTACAGCTTATGTATTAGGCGAAGGAGGTTTATTGAGCAGTTTACATGAACATGGAATTACGTTGGTAAACACCGATCCAGAATTTGTGGTACTTGGAGAAGGGAGAAATTTTACCTTAGAAATGGTACAAAGAGCGGTAGACATGATTTTAGCAGGAGCAAAATTCATCACTACCAATAGGGATCCATCACCTAAAAAACCTGGATGGAATAACCTAGGCATAGCTGCCACAACAGCTATGATTGAAGAAGCTACAGGAAGAAAGGCATTTGTGACTGGAAAACCTAGCCCTGTCATGATGCGTTCTGCCAGAAAATTTCTTGGACTAGAAACATCAGAAACAACAGTAATTGGCGATACCATGGAAACTGATATACAGGGAGGTGTACAAATGGGTTATAAAACCATATTAGTGCTCTCTGGCATATCTAGTAAAGATATTTTAGGTCATTATGCCTTTAAACCAGATATGATTGCTAGTTCTGTTGATGAAATTAAGTTCCCTTTGAATTGGTGGGAAACCAAATAA
- a CDS encoding esterase family protein — protein MERAYHKWFSEHLQRDMELLVFGQRGKAVLFFPTRMARFYDYENWGVINALTTQINNGELQLFCVDSIDRESFYNKDEHPEVRIARHKQYEDYLVNEVVQLIYKINGGDYIQTAGCSMGAYHAVNLAMKYPWLFKRTIGLSGRYDLTKHYGNFRDLLDGHHNEAVYFSMPIQYVPNLADGYLLSELRDLEVVLAVGKEDPFLPGNLEFGRLLNEKEMPNQLHIWEGNAHKAADWIKMVPIYF, from the coding sequence ATGGAAAGGGCATACCATAAGTGGTTCAGTGAACACTTACAAAGAGATATGGAACTTTTGGTCTTTGGCCAAAGGGGAAAAGCTGTATTATTTTTTCCAACAAGAATGGCTAGGTTTTATGACTATGAAAATTGGGGAGTAATTAATGCGCTTACAACTCAAATCAATAATGGCGAATTGCAACTTTTCTGTGTAGATAGCATTGATCGGGAGAGTTTTTACAACAAAGATGAACATCCCGAAGTAAGAATAGCTAGACATAAACAATACGAAGATTACTTGGTTAACGAGGTTGTGCAGTTAATCTATAAAATTAACGGAGGTGATTATATTCAAACTGCTGGTTGTAGCATGGGTGCTTACCATGCGGTTAACCTTGCGATGAAATATCCTTGGCTATTTAAAAGAACAATTGGCTTAAGTGGTAGATACGATCTTACCAAACACTACGGCAATTTCAGGGATTTACTAGATGGTCACCATAATGAGGCAGTCTATTTTAGTATGCCGATTCAATATGTGCCAAATCTTGCAGATGGTTATTTACTTTCTGAGCTCAGGGATTTAGAAGTTGTACTAGCTGTTGGGAAGGAAGATCCATTTTTACCAGGGAACTTAGAGTTCGGCAGGTTATTGAATGAAAAGGAAATGCCAAATCAACTACACATTTGGGAAGGTAATGCACATAAGGCAGCCGACTGGATAAAAATGGTGCCTATATATTTTTAA
- a CDS encoding GDSL-type esterase/lipase family protein, with the protein MYWYEEEIKRIERIDKGSSHESTVLFYGSSSIRLWEGLNADFPEYNMVNLGFGGSTLAACTWFFERVMQGYHPKALVVYAGDNDLGDGRHPEEIFIFFQQLMTKASVILGDIPCFFVSLKPSPARWQMEDQFKYTNNLIENEIIKHNANWKFINVFKRMLDKSGKPMSKLYAPDGLHLGPFGYELWREAIAEALARVL; encoded by the coding sequence ATGTATTGGTACGAAGAAGAAATAAAAAGAATAGAAAGGATTGACAAGGGATCAAGTCATGAATCTACTGTGCTTTTTTATGGCTCTTCTTCCATCAGGTTATGGGAAGGTTTAAATGCCGATTTTCCTGAATATAACATGGTCAATCTTGGTTTTGGTGGTTCTACACTTGCTGCCTGCACATGGTTCTTTGAGAGGGTAATGCAAGGTTATCATCCTAAAGCTCTTGTTGTTTATGCTGGCGATAACGATTTGGGTGATGGAAGACATCCAGAAGAAATTTTCATCTTTTTTCAGCAATTAATGACTAAAGCCTCAGTTATTTTAGGTGATATACCTTGTTTTTTTGTTTCGCTTAAACCAAGTCCGGCAAGATGGCAAATGGAAGATCAATTTAAGTATACCAATAACTTAATTGAGAATGAAATCATTAAGCATAATGCAAATTGGAAGTTCATCAATGTGTTCAAAAGAATGTTAGATAAATCTGGGAAGCCAATGAGCAAATTGTATGCACCAGATGGACTTCATTTAGGGCCATTTGGTTATGAACTTTGGAGAGAGGCAATAGCCGAGGCATTGGCTAGAGTGCTTTAA
- a CDS encoding FKBP-type peptidyl-prolyl cis-trans isomerase, which translates to MMKNRQLPHLVFWLSLIGFFPLTTQAQNTKTTNNTRKAIVPQKQVDVYAAGISRDKITGKYFATYWKNGEEIRLTDGQVDVSEAKSIFVSGNDVHVTGTIHPRAIYWKNRQPIELPTPISKAGASGTYITVVGNDVYITGADNSPNRYEAKYWKNGQPVLLLLSKDFPDAYTKFISLIDNDVYVIGESAGWVSVYWKNGQNVKTLTDGFRRITTITQQGGHTYAVGDYDNHAAYWKNGKTTILTSQISFAKYVAVAGNDIYVAGVYDKDKDGNALVTDGDGGIYWKNGVEVELGGTNRFYQPTSMVASGNDVYVTAYDRYETGKLWKNGQRVELPNAYRINQVIVVERAASNSTKVTTTKPMAEKKQVIQQAKVIEKTQPYVASPPSAKERADQFLAENKKKPGVITTASGFQYQVLKEGTGAKPLSTDRVKVHFLGTFTNGIKFKSADVHIIPKNSNPGWAEGISLMRVGSKYKFFVPSKLTFGRNILSEMLTPEDPIILEVDVLGIEN; encoded by the coding sequence ATGATGAAGAATAGACAATTACCTCACCTTGTATTTTGGCTAAGCTTAATTGGCTTTTTTCCACTTACAACCCAAGCTCAAAACACAAAAACCACCAATAACACACGTAAGGCAATTGTTCCTCAAAAGCAAGTAGATGTATATGCCGCCGGCATTTCAAGAGATAAAATTACAGGCAAATATTTTGCTACGTATTGGAAAAATGGAGAAGAAATACGACTTACTGATGGACAGGTAGATGTTTCGGAAGCTAAATCCATATTTGTATCTGGAAATGATGTACATGTAACAGGTACAATTCATCCTCGTGCTATTTATTGGAAGAATAGACAACCGATAGAACTTCCAACACCTATTTCTAAAGCAGGTGCATCTGGCACTTATATCACTGTTGTTGGAAACGATGTATATATTACTGGAGCAGATAATAGTCCAAATAGATATGAAGCTAAGTATTGGAAAAATGGACAGCCGGTATTACTACTTTTAAGTAAAGACTTTCCTGATGCATATACCAAATTCATTAGTTTAATAGATAATGATGTGTATGTAATTGGAGAAAGTGCTGGCTGGGTATCTGTTTACTGGAAAAATGGACAAAATGTAAAAACACTTACCGATGGTTTTAGAAGAATAACAACAATAACTCAACAGGGTGGTCATACGTATGCAGTAGGAGATTACGACAATCACGCAGCTTATTGGAAAAACGGAAAAACAACAATACTTACTAGTCAGATAAGCTTTGCAAAATATGTAGCCGTAGCAGGCAATGATATATATGTGGCAGGAGTTTATGATAAGGATAAGGATGGAAATGCATTAGTTACTGATGGAGATGGTGGTATCTACTGGAAAAATGGAGTTGAAGTAGAACTTGGCGGAACAAATCGTTTTTATCAACCAACTTCAATGGTTGCAAGCGGCAATGATGTATATGTAACAGCGTATGACAGGTATGAAACAGGTAAACTGTGGAAAAATGGACAGCGTGTAGAACTTCCAAATGCCTATAGAATTAATCAAGTTATCGTTGTAGAAAGAGCAGCAAGCAATTCAACAAAAGTAACAACAACTAAACCTATGGCAGAGAAAAAACAAGTTATACAACAGGCGAAAGTTATCGAAAAAACGCAACCATATGTTGCTTCACCTCCAAGTGCAAAAGAAAGGGCAGATCAATTTTTAGCAGAAAATAAAAAGAAACCAGGTGTGATCACCACTGCAAGTGGCTTTCAATACCAAGTACTTAAAGAGGGAACTGGAGCAAAACCATTATCTACAGATAGGGTAAAAGTACATTTTCTTGGCACTTTCACAAATGGCATTAAATTTAAAAGTGCTGATGTTCATATCATACCTAAAAATAGTAATCCAGGTTGGGCTGAAGGTATATCTTTAATGAGAGTAGGCAGTAAATACAAATTTTTCGTTCCCTCTAAGCTTACTTTCGGAAGAAACATTTTGTCCGAAATGCTAACACCAGAAGACCCTATCATTCTTGAAGTGGATGTATTAGGGATAGAGAATTAA
- a CDS encoding M1 family metallopeptidase, with translation MNMRITLLALLTTAGVASAQQTTVPIRKNIETSKRSIRLDVPMTNSIRKAFTAGTRDFSGKPGPNYWQLEADYTIKASLDPATQTITGTEKISVHNNSKDELRNIVLRLDHNIFRAEAQRGASVPAEATDGMVLTGIKVAGQPVDLTATPSFGGRGGNAAPPSKLTVSGLTQTVASINLIDPIKAGATVEVEIAWHTKLPGGNIGRGHRMTQRFDDKLFQPTQWYPRLAKYDDLRGWETSPYLGPSEFYNNFGKFDVYLTVPGGWIVSGTGVLQNPKEVLTATAQQRLATVLNSDDEVTIVGESEKGPGKSTAPGDKLTWHFLADKVNDFAWATAENFIWKATRATIPGKGAIPIHMVFAPERAKSFERAGQISRHALEFYSKLWAPYPFPQFTLQDGPSAGMEYPMVINSNQGAADHETAHQWWPMVVGNNETRYGWMDEGFNQYMNILSGADSRQRAYSLDGLGQSYGRNSGSENEAPMMWSANDAGSGYSFQTYGKTPLMLSMLGGIVGDEAVINAMKKYTATWSFKHPSPWDYMFFMNNELNQDLEWFWYYWLFTTETVEGSIQDVKTVKGKTTVTVHEAGQMPSPVVLKVEFEATGPALKKVANAKMIDATTAVVTWPASVWFNGNRTFNAVMDFGERKIKKITFDPNGRFPDANVADNIWPREQSVK, from the coding sequence ATGAATATGCGAATTACCCTTCTCGCTTTACTGACAACCGCTGGCGTTGCTTCAGCTCAACAAACTACAGTTCCAATCCGTAAAAACATTGAAACTTCAAAACGTTCCATCCGATTAGATGTACCCATGACGAATTCTATTCGCAAAGCATTTACTGCAGGGACACGTGATTTTTCGGGCAAACCCGGACCAAATTATTGGCAATTAGAAGCAGATTATACTATTAAAGCTAGTCTTGATCCAGCAACCCAAACCATTACAGGGACCGAAAAAATTAGTGTGCATAACAATAGTAAAGATGAGCTAAGGAACATCGTACTGCGTTTAGATCATAATATTTTTCGTGCTGAAGCCCAACGAGGTGCATCTGTACCTGCTGAAGCAACAGATGGAATGGTTTTAACTGGTATAAAAGTAGCTGGACAGCCTGTGGATCTTACTGCTACACCTTCATTTGGTGGTCGTGGTGGTAATGCTGCTCCGCCATCAAAATTAACAGTGTCTGGATTAACGCAAACTGTTGCTAGTATTAATTTAATTGATCCTATCAAAGCAGGCGCAACAGTAGAAGTAGAAATTGCATGGCATACTAAACTTCCAGGCGGTAATATTGGTAGAGGCCATAGAATGACACAACGATTTGATGATAAACTTTTTCAGCCTACGCAATGGTATCCTCGTTTGGCGAAATATGATGATTTACGTGGATGGGAAACAAGTCCTTATTTAGGCCCGTCTGAGTTTTATAACAACTTTGGTAAATTTGATGTCTACCTTACTGTACCAGGAGGATGGATTGTAAGCGGAACAGGCGTACTTCAAAATCCCAAAGAAGTATTAACGGCAACTGCACAGCAACGTTTAGCTACGGTACTTAACTCAGATGATGAAGTAACTATTGTAGGCGAATCTGAAAAAGGACCAGGTAAATCAACTGCACCTGGTGATAAGTTAACTTGGCATTTTTTAGCCGATAAGGTAAATGATTTTGCTTGGGCAACTGCCGAGAACTTTATCTGGAAAGCCACAAGAGCAACAATTCCTGGTAAAGGTGCTATTCCCATTCACATGGTTTTTGCGCCAGAAAGGGCAAAATCGTTTGAACGAGCTGGTCAAATTTCTCGTCATGCGTTAGAATTTTATTCGAAACTATGGGCGCCTTATCCTTTCCCTCAATTTACTTTGCAAGATGGACCAAGTGCTGGTATGGAATATCCAATGGTAATTAACTCTAACCAAGGTGCAGCAGATCATGAAACAGCTCACCAATGGTGGCCAATGGTAGTGGGTAATAACGAAACTCGTTACGGATGGATGGATGAAGGTTTTAACCAATACATGAACATTCTATCTGGTGCCGATAGCAGACAAAGAGCTTATAGTTTAGATGGACTTGGACAAAGTTATGGTAGAAACAGCGGTAGTGAAAACGAAGCACCAATGATGTGGAGTGCAAACGACGCCGGTAGCGGATATAGCTTTCAAACTTATGGCAAAACACCATTAATGCTTTCTATGTTAGGTGGCATTGTTGGTGATGAAGCCGTAATTAATGCGATGAAAAAATACACGGCAACTTGGTCTTTCAAACACCCATCACCTTGGGATTACATGTTTTTCATGAATAATGAATTGAACCAAGATTTAGAGTGGTTCTGGTATTATTGGTTGTTTACGACTGAGACTGTAGAAGGATCTATACAAGATGTTAAAACAGTTAAAGGTAAAACTACGGTAACGGTTCATGAAGCCGGACAAATGCCATCGCCTGTGGTACTAAAAGTAGAGTTTGAAGCAACAGGCCCAGCGCTTAAAAAAGTGGCAAATGCCAAGATGATTGATGCAACTACAGCAGTAGTAACTTGGCCTGCTTCAGTTTGGTTTAATGGTAATCGTACCTTTAATGCAGTGATGGATTTTGGTGAGCGTAAAATCAAAAAGATAACATTTGATCCTAATGGACGTTTTCCTGATGCGAATGTAGCAGATAACATTTGGCCAAGAGAACAAAGCGTTAAATAG
- a CDS encoding class I SAM-dependent methyltransferase — MTKVTMNPNKVLWEKGDFTKVAATMRASGVALVAKLGITKDLDILDLGCGDGTTAIPAAKLAKSVLGVDIAINLVKAGNERVIEEELANCNFEEGDAADLYSIADNSFDLIITVFGAMFSSNPFKVAKEMVRVTKQGGKIVMGNWIPEDPTLVAQILKICSRYTPAPPEGFVSPMLWGVEKNITERFESAGIAKEHISFVKDTFTFNADYSPADFLGVFRNYYGPTMNAFEAAEKNGKEDELYAELEFLFKSQNKSISENTTSIP, encoded by the coding sequence ATGACGAAAGTAACAATGAACCCAAACAAAGTGTTATGGGAAAAAGGTGATTTTACAAAAGTAGCAGCAACAATGCGTGCAAGCGGGGTGGCTTTAGTGGCTAAGTTAGGAATAACAAAAGATTTGGATATTCTTGATCTTGGTTGTGGAGATGGTACTACAGCAATCCCTGCAGCAAAACTGGCAAAAAGTGTTCTAGGAGTTGACATAGCCATTAACCTCGTAAAAGCGGGTAATGAACGAGTAATTGAAGAGGAATTAGCTAACTGCAATTTCGAGGAAGGAGATGCTGCCGACCTTTATAGCATTGCCGATAATAGCTTTGATTTGATCATTACTGTGTTTGGTGCAATGTTCTCATCAAATCCATTTAAGGTGGCAAAAGAAATGGTAAGGGTAACCAAACAAGGTGGCAAAATTGTAATGGGTAATTGGATTCCTGAAGATCCTACACTTGTTGCTCAGATTTTAAAAATTTGTTCTCGTTATACACCAGCTCCACCAGAAGGTTTCGTTAGTCCGATGTTATGGGGTGTAGAAAAAAACATAACAGAGCGTTTTGAAAGTGCAGGTATTGCAAAAGAGCATATTTCTTTTGTTAAAGATACATTTACTTTTAATGCCGACTATTCTCCGGCAGACTTTTTAGGTGTTTTCAGAAATTATTACGGTCCAACAATGAATGCATTTGAGGCTGCAGAAAAAAATGGAAAAGAAGATGAGCTTTATGCAGAACTAGAATTTCTTTTTAAGTCTCAGAATAAAAGCATTAGCGAAAACACTACTTCAATACCTTGA